In one Armigeres subalbatus isolate Guangzhou_Male unplaced genomic scaffold, GZ_Asu_2 Contig802, whole genome shotgun sequence genomic region, the following are encoded:
- the LOC134204656 gene encoding uncharacterized protein LOC134204656, with product MKPVTRNADSLKSLTTRLKGLKLSLSNISQYVKNFKEGTPVAQINVRLEKLDVLLVQISEAIWEIQAHEDFTEPEGLQREQLEMENRYYDAKSFLAEKVGEVQHNSVQNQSTRPGDVTLRGGMDHVRLPQIQLQSFDGNIDEWLSFRDLYTSLIHEKPDLPDVEKFHYLKGCLAGEAKALVDPLKITRDNYQVAWQSLLKRYNNSKLLRKKQVQALFKLPSLTTESIADLHRLVDGFDRVILTLDQIIQPAEFKDLLLVEHLSARLDPSTRRGWEEHSSTKDQDTIKDLLEFLQRRIQVLEALPAKVESKVFEQSPQRRKKPYSPKVSNSAVQSYNAKCPSCAEIHGLHTCPSFLRMSQSSRESFLREASLCRNCLKRGHIARECTSKFSCRYCRGRHHSLLCFKGGERKSSQGSPRRSISGGTPKQGSISTNFRAANALAVESTSSNAAQCASSQVLLATAVLVVEDDVGRRYPARALLDSGSECNFISANLCEAMNVSIQKANIAIQGIGQSGVKATHKTKAVIKSRVSSYARSMEFLVLPKVTASLPTSTVQASGWDIPEDIQLADPEFFRSRRIDLVLGIQAFFSFFPSGKEILLGKDLPVLTESVFGWIVTGEVTSASQAIGYTCNMAISQKQIAERRLARDRRQKQYGGFITAHLELGRIRRVDESEEMANKRGFLSRHAVIKKSDILKSDQGRL from the coding sequence ATGAAGCCCGTTACCAGGAACGCGGATTCACTGAAGAGTCTGACGACGAGGCTGAAGGGGTTAAAATTATCATTAAGCAACATTAGCCAGTATGTTAAGAACTTTAAGGAGGGTACCCCTGTCGCTCAAATCAATGTTCGCCTCGAGAAGTTAGATGTATTGTTGGTTCAGATAAGTGAGGCAATCTGGGAAATACAAGCGCACGAGGACTTCACGGAGCCTGAAGGTTTGCAGAGGGAGCAGTTGGAGATGGAGAACCGCTACTACGATGCGAAATCGTTTCTGGCGGAGAAAGTGGGAGAGGTTCAGCATAATTCCGTCCAGAACCAGTCGACTCGTCCTGGAGATGTCACTCTACGTGGTGGTATGGACCACGTTCGCTTACCTCAAATCCAGCTGCAGAGTTTCGACGGGAACATCGACGAGTGGCTCAGCTTCAGGGATCTCTACACGTCTCTGATTCACGAGAAGCCAGACCTACCCGATGTGGAGAAATTCCACTATCTCAAGGGGTGCTTAGCAGGCGAAGCTAAGGCACTAGTCGATCCGCTTAAAATCACGAGGGACAACTACCAGGTTGCGTGGCAGTCGTTGCTGAAACGCTACAACAACAGCAAGCTTTTACGGAAGAAGCAAGTGCAGGCTCTCTTCAAACTGCCGTCCCTCACCACGGAGTCAATCGCGGATCTCCACAGGCTGGTCGATGGGTTCGACCGTGTGATTCTGACCCTGGATCAGATCATCCAACCAGCCGAATTCAAAGATCTGTTGCTGGTCGAACATCTAAGCGCTCGTCTCGACCCGAGCACACGTCGAGGATGGGAGGAGCACTCGTCGACGAAGGATCAGGACACCATAAAGGACTTGCTGGAGTTCCTGCAGCGGAGAATCCAAGTTCTCGAAGCTCTACCAGCGAAGGTGGAGTCGAAAGTCTTCGAGCAGTCGCCACAACGCAGAAAGAAGCCATATTCACCGAAGGTCAGCAACAGTGCCGTACAGTCGTACAACGCGAAGTGTCCCTCATGTGCGGAGATACATGGACTTCACACGTGTCCATCGTTTTTAAGGATGTCGCAGTCAAGCCGGGAGTCTTTCTTGCGCGAAGCATCCCTTTGCCGCAATTGCCTCAAACGTGGTCACATAGCTCGGGAGTGCACGTCGAAGTTCTCCTGTCGGTATTGTAGGGGTCGACACCATTCACTGCTGTGCTTCAAAGGAGGAGAACGAAAGAGTAGCCAAGGATCACCGAGAAGATCGATTTCAGGAGGTACTCCTAAACAGGGCAGCATAAGCACAAATTTCAGGGCAGCGAATGCTTTAGCGGTCGAATCTACTTCTTCCAACGCAGCGCAGTGTGCTTCATCGCAAGTTCTTTTGGCTACAGCTGTCTTAGTAGTAGAAGACGATGTGGGTCGTCGGTACCCAGCACGCGCCCTTTTGGACTCAGGTTCCGAGTGCAATTTTATTTCCGCAAATCTTTGCGAGGCGATGAATGTTTCCATCCAGAAAGCTAACATCGCGATTCAGGGCATCGGGCAGTCCGGAGTGAAGGCAACTCACAAGACGAAAGCTGTCATCAAATCTCGCGTTTCGTCGTATGCTCGATCTATGGAATTCCTCGTCCTACCGAAGGTTACGGCAAGCCTGCCAACCTCTACAGTTCAGGCAAGTGGTTGGGACATTCCGGAGGATATCCAGCTAGCAGATCCGGAGTTTTTCCGGTCGAGGAGGATCGACTTGGTGTTGGGAATCCAAGCTTTCTTCAGCTTCTTCCCGTCAGGAAAGGAAATCCTGTTAGGCAAGGATCTACCTGTGCTGACGGAGTCCGTTTTTGGGTGGATAGTGACAGGCGAAGTCACATCGGCGAGTCAGGCGATTGGATACACCTGCAACATGGCGATATCGCAGAAGCAAATTGCAGAACGAAGATTGGCAAGAGATAGAAGGCAGAAGCAGTACGGTGGTTTCATAACCGCACATCTCGAGCTCGGTCGCATACGAAGAGTTGACGAATCGGAGGAGATGGCAAACAAACGAGGTTTCCTGTCACGTCATGCGGTGATCAAGAAGTCAGACATTTTGAAGAGTGACCAAGGACGGCTCTAG